The Pieris rapae chromosome 13, ilPieRapa1.1, whole genome shotgun sequence genomic sequence GCTTTAAAGGTACACCGGcaaactttttatatgttttaaatttctgttaatgaatttttaattcatgtaCCATACTaagtaggttaagaaaattaatttaaataatacattgaaaatCGCAATTGTTTGAATAATGTACGGAACTTCTATCATCTATGATATGTCGGACTTTTGTCGATGAGTAAACCAATGAAATTCAGGCCTTATATAAAGCTGACAGTTTTATCAGTAGATCAGCAAAATGGCGTCCCTAACAAAATGGCGCCTGCTTATATTGTGCTATTCGTTTTTGTTTATAGATATGGCAATGTCTTCCCAGGAGGTTATGGAAAAGCTCACTGCGGGCTTTACAAAAGCGTTAGAGGAATGTAAGAAAGAGGTAGTTTGTTATTATCtacagtatataaatatgtatattaggTGTTTAAGTGATAATCTTGGTTAAGAAGATTAAGTAATtttcaattgtattaaaattaatttaattgattttatcaatgtacttttattaggtatatagATTATAAGGTAATATTAATCTAGTATAAttagcaatattattttagttaaatctgGGTGGACACATAATGCAAGACTTCATGAACTACTGGCGGGAGGAGTATGAGCTGTTGAATCGTGATCTGGGCTGCGCTATCATGTGCATGGCATCTAAGCATGACCTCATTACTGACGATTTAAAATTGCATCATGGAAAAGCGCATGAGTTCGCTAAAACTCATGGAGCAGGTAAGAAGTCAAACAGAGAGATGTGTTATGACACgcacatattttcaaaaaatttacatataaccTAATATATAATGGTATGTACcaattatactttataatttctttgtcCTTTCATGTAATGTTAtagttaattgaataaaaatcaagTATTTATTGTGTACTTGTTACAAGTTAACCAacgtaataaaactttaataacttCTTGAGGCTTATAATacacacataaatattttatagactattaattcaaaatacgtATGACCGatacgtatttaaaaaatacagtgcGTGAAGTCTGCGTggaagaagtgaaacttcatAATGTAGAAATGAAAATAGGAAGCATCCACTCTTGCTCTGTCTCTTTCTATTTCTTTCCTCAGGAGCGTTAAACGTTTAATGCAACCTTTTTTAAAGTCGCATTAGtagtttcaatttaataatcacGCTTAAGAGTAGTTTTCATCAGTAAACATGTAGTACTGGAATAAGACTAGCAGGGAAATTCACTTGTGAGGACTGTGTACAATAGAACATAACGTTTCGATATTGACCTCACTTTGTCATAGGATAGTTCAATAGATTCGCTTTTTCGCATATGTTTAACATCTCTCCAACAGTACGCGAGTGATTAATATAGAGTTAAACTGAAATCCTCTATTATTTAAGCATCCGATGACACAGGAACCATACAATAGGCTTTGAGTGTAGTCAATGAAGAATGAAccttaatgaattttaatcattagagattattataatcttaatattcaTTGCACATTCAGGAACTTGCTCTTATACAtgggatatatttttaaccctATATATAGTAAAGTCAAGTgtatgttgatttttttagacGACGACTTAGCCAAGCAGTTAGTGACGATGATACACGACTGCGAAAATAATCAGCCAGAGAGCAGTGACGATTGCATGAGAGCCCTGGAAATCAGCAAGTGCTTCCGGAAGAAGATCCACGACTTGAAGTGGGCTCCTTCTATGGAAACAGTACTGGAGGAGATTATGGCTGATATATAGGTTTAATGCCCAAACGTTGACCTTGGCTCTTCAAATGGGCTAAAATGGATAACAAATGAAGAATCAGTCttctcaatattattatacctgatgccaatataatatttaacttttttacagCTGCCCAGAATAGGAACCGCTAGTGACATTggctattaaatttttaacaggCAATCAGATCAGTAGAAATGTCTAACATTTTGAATAAACAAAGCCTCCACTGTTACATACTCGAAGATAAGTTTAATCTAATGgtgtaaattgaaatttaaatagaagTAGAAACTATGGCGTGCTTAAGCTTATTCTAAGCTAAGCTTTCTaagcttatataatattataaaacttaaagacGTCAATAAAAGCTATCCGTTTTAGCCCTGTTTAATTATAACGCTTCTCCCAAAAACTGGTCAGTATGCCCCTATTGAACTTTAGCTATTA encodes the following:
- the LOC110995520 gene encoding general odorant-binding protein 1-like → MASLTKWRLLILCYSFLFIDMAMSSQEVMEKLTAGFTKALEECKKELNLGGHIMQDFMNYWREEYELLNRDLGCAIMCMASKHDLITDDLKLHHGKAHEFAKTHGADDDLAKQLVTMIHDCENNQPESSDDCMRALEISKCFRKKIHDLKWAPSMETVLEEIMADI